TGAACAGATCGTGCAACATGTATTTCGTTCTCCAACTGACAGGGCCCCCAAATCTCTAATTTTGTAGGGGAGTCATCATCCTCAGCATTCCGTACTAGCAGAAGCTTTTTGCCGGACGGTGATGGAACGACTGCTGACACTCCACTCATTTCAACCGGGAAGGGAGACCACTGGAAACTTACTGACTTTGAGGAACTTTTTGAAATGTGAGTATTTAGAAGGAAACTCCTCTTTTTGTTGGCCAAAAGATCCGACTGGCTAACAGAAACCATTGCCCTGGATGCGTTTTCTTAAAATTAAACAACCAAAAAGAAGAGTGAGAAATTTGAAGTTGACAAGAAGTGGATATGTAGCAATAACAGTCCATACCATCTTTGGAAGTGAAGACCCAAGCCTTGCCAATGCTGGGTATCTTGACGAATTCTTGCAACAGCTTGGACTGGGAAGCGTACTCATCCACCATAGAAGGATCCATCCCTGAAGGCAATCCTTGCGAGGGATGGGCAGAGGCCATGGCTTTTGGACGCCGAGATACCCTGCTGTTGCTGTGTAGTCAGTCAAAGAGATTAAACTGGCTACAGAACCCAAAGTGAACCAAATAGGAATAAGATGAGGCAGACTGAAATCCTGAGTGGGTTACTATCAGTCAAGTCAAAAAAATTAGCATCTCTACGGCATGCATAGTTAATTTCCAAGGCATGGACTGTCagtcaaaaacaaaaacaaaaaaatagaactCGCAGGCAGGTCTTGCTTTTTATCGGCCAAAAGGATTCATCGGTTTAGGCCGCTATTGATTCTGTTCTAATAATATACAGTACTAGCATATTTTGTTTCTGAACCGGAGGCAAAGATCTACACAGGAAATTAACATTAAGTAGAGCAAGTTGAGGACTGGATTGTGGATTGCTCCCATCGTCCGGGCACACTGCGACTGCGGTGCCCTTATAATTTGACAGAATCACGGGTATTAAGATTAACAAGAAGTAtattttacggagggagtacatcagacTGTAAACAGGCAGCAATCCAAGAACGCATCCCCCTGGGCTGCATCCAGTCCAAGgcagcaaaagaaaagaaaagaaaagaaatccaaGAACGCACCTCGCCCTGGCCCCTCCCAAAAGAAGATTCTCGGAGTCACCTGCGCCGCAGAAAAGTCGGAGCGCGAGCAGAGGAGGAGGCCCAGAGGAATAGATTCGCGGCGGAGGCGACGGGGCAGGAGGAGGCGTAGGCGGCGCGGATTCCCGAGCATATAGCGACCATTATAGTGGTTGGATTTTGGGTTCTAGTGCTGGTTTATTATCATCCAAATATCATCTGCTATTCTATTATCCAATAATACCCCGACATGTTCTATTATTTACGCTTTGCCCCCTCAACGTGTGTCACAGTAGTTATTACGAGGCTCGCGCGCCGTGGGCCCAGTCAGTCAGATGATGCTGCACCCGCTTGCCCTGTCCTCCAGCTCGCTCCTCCGCCTCATCAAGTCGCTCTCgccggcggcgccgggggcgcTCCTGTCGGCCGCCGCCATCCACTGCCTCCTCCTCAAGCCGGGCCTCCTCCACGCCGGGGCGCACCTCCCCACGGCCCTGCTCACGGCGTACGCCGCGCTCGGCCGCCCGGCGCACGCGCGGGctctgttcgatgaaatgcccgaccGAGGCCTCGTCGCGCGCACCGCCATGGCGCGGGCCCACGCGGCGTCCGGGCAGCCGGCCCAGGCCCTCCGGGTGTTCCGGGGCATGCTCGCGGACGGCCTCGCCCCGGACAACGTTGCCCTGGCCGTCGTGCTGGCCGCGTGCCACTCtcgcacggtggccgcgggaaggATGGTCCATGCTTTCGTCGTCGTCAGCGGCATCGAGCCGGACATGTTCGTCTCCACCCAGCTTGTCAGGGTCTACGGGGAGCGCGGGGAGCTTGCGGTCTCAAGGAGGGTGTTCGACGACATGCCGGCGAAGAGTGCCGTTGCCTGGAACGCCATGGTGCATCAGTATGTCAGGAATAGACATGCGGAGGCTGCGTACCAGCTCTTCCTTGCAATGCCGAGGAGGGATGTGGTGTCGTGGAACACGGTGATAGCAGGGTATTGCCTGGTCGGCCGGTGCAGGGAGGCGTTAGGCTTGTTCCGCCAGATGGTGTCTCCGTCCTCATGCCCGGTGCACCCGAATGGGCCTACAATGTCCACTGTCCTTGGTGCTTGCGCAGCTGCAGGGTGTTTGGAGACTGGGATTTGGGTCCATGCGTATATTGACAAGAATCGGATGAATGACAGTGGCACACTGGATAGATGCTTGATAGACATGTACGCCAAATGTGGAAGCATTGACACGGCCTTGCAGGTGTTTGAGAAGGCACCTGGGAAGAGGGACCTCTACTCATGGACAACAGTGATTTGTGGACTGGCGATGCATGGTCGGGCCGCTGATGCCTTGCGGATGTTTCACATGATGCAAGATGGTGGTATGCGCCCTGATGATGTTACTCTCGTCGGGGTCCTAAATGCGTGTGCACATGGAGGGCTAGTAGACCAAGGCCTTGACTACTTCTACTCCATGCAGGAGAAATATGGAATCACACCCAAGATTGAACACTATGGCTGCATGGTCGATCTTCTCGGCCGCGTCGGGCGACTGCCAGAGGCATACAGGATGATTAAAACAATGCCAATGAAACCTAACATGGTGATATGGGGAGCTTTCCTGAGCGCATGCAAAGTCCATGGCAGCTTGGAGCTTGGCGAGATTGCGGCGGCGGAAGTTACCAGGTTGGATCCGGATGACCCTTGGGCAAGGGTGATGATGTCCAGCATGTATGCAAAAGCCCAGAACTGGAGCGGCCTCGCCAGGGAGAGGAGGGAAATGAACAGCCTGCAGATGAAGAAGACTCCAGGGTGCAGCTCGGTCGAGCTTGACGGTGAGGTGCATGAGTTTGTGGCTGGTGGCAGCCAGCATCCTCTGCATGCTGAGATCTGTACTGTGCTGGAGTTTGTCGAGGCGCAGTCACATACAGGTTGAGGCACGCAAAGCCCTTGTGCTGGGGTTTTCTTGCACGCGAGCTAAGGGTGAAGATTATTGAGCCTTTGCCTTTCAGTAGGTGCTGTGCTGTGCTCCTTCCTATATTTCTTGATGGAGGGAGTAATAATCATGAAGCTTGCAAGGATGACAGGGAACCACCCTGTCTGACCATGTGGGTCACATGAAAAACAGAAATATTTCCTTCATAGGGTGGTATATAGAGCACCCTGATTGGTGATTGGTGATTGCTGATGACTCAAGATGACTGGAGAAAGACAGtcgcaaaaaaaaaagatgacTGGAGAAAGAAGGTAATAGTGAGAAAATGAAAATATGACTGAAGctcatttcaaaaaaaaatatgacTGAAGCAGGGCTGGTAACTTCAGTTCTACCATGGGAACAAGCAATTGCCCAAGTGTTGCCTGGTCGAAAAGAGTGGCGATCGATGAGACAAAACCTGACCTAGGGACACGTACGTTCTTTATCACTGTCATGTATTTCTCCTATGAAATCAGATCTAGGCAGTCAGGGGTGCTGGAGAGCAGACCAAGTGCACGAGCAGTTTGTCGCCCCGGAGCAACTGAAGGAGCGCCCTCCCAGACGCTAGTACCGGACTGGCCCAACTTCCTTGTTTGTTCGTTTTTCATTTATGTTTCTTCATTAATTCGTTTTTTTTTAATATTTGtttgtatttttggaaaaaataatctAAATACACGTATTCCAAAACTTATTTGACTTAAAACAAATCAAACAATGTGAATTCTAAAAACATTAACGCAGTGTAAAAAAAAATGTTAGCGtaatttttagaaaatgttgacAGCTTTCAAAGTAATATTTGTGACAATTTAAAATGTTTATGCGTATAAAAAGAATGTACGTGGCACTTTTAGAATATATTTATAAAAATTAAAGAATGTTTCTCTAGTTTTAATAAAATGTTTCGTACCATTAAAAAAATGGAAGTACATTCAAACAAAATGTTGACATAATTCAAGAAATATGTTcgtgacatttaaaaaatgtttgtacaATGTAAAAGAATGTTTCAATCACTAAAAAAAGGTTTCAACGTGTGTTTGAAAAGTTGTTTAacacgtactccctctgtcccaaaataagtgtctcaaccttagtacaactttgtactaaagttagtacaaagttaaggcacttattttgggacggatggagtatttgAAAACAATGTTCAAAGCatgtgtttgaaaaaaatgttaaccatgcatttaaaaaatgttatatttatataaaaaattagATGTACAaggaaaatgtacaatgtgtatgaataaaagtatacatcaaaacatatttaaaaaaatattgatcatgtatttgaaaaagttTAAATGTGTACGAAAAATGTGTATGGAAAAATTAGACATACGTTtggaacaaccccccccccccccccccccccaagaaaacctggaaaaagaaaagaaa
This DNA window, taken from Triticum aestivum cultivar Chinese Spring chromosome 1D, IWGSC CS RefSeq v2.1, whole genome shotgun sequence, encodes the following:
- the LOC123182531 gene encoding pentatricopeptide repeat-containing protein At5g08510, with the protein product MMLHPLALSSSSLLRLIKSLSPAAPGALLSAAAIHCLLLKPGLLHAGAHLPTALLTAYAALGRPAHARALFDEMPDRGLVARTAMARAHAASGQPAQALRVFRGMLADGLAPDNVALAVVLAACHSRTVAAGRMVHAFVVVSGIEPDMFVSTQLVRVYGERGELAVSRRVFDDMPAKSAVAWNAMVHQYVRNRHAEAAYQLFLAMPRRDVVSWNTVIAGYCLVGRCREALGLFRQMVSPSSCPVHPNGPTMSTVLGACAAAGCLETGIWVHAYIDKNRMNDSGTLDRCLIDMYAKCGSIDTALQVFEKAPGKRDLYSWTTVICGLAMHGRAADALRMFHMMQDGGMRPDDVTLVGVLNACAHGGLVDQGLDYFYSMQEKYGITPKIEHYGCMVDLLGRVGRLPEAYRMIKTMPMKPNMVIWGAFLSACKVHGSLELGEIAAAEVTRLDPDDPWARVMMSSMYAKAQNWSGLARERREMNSLQMKKTPGCSSVELDGEVHEFVAGGSQHPLHAEICTVLEFVEAQSHTG